The following DNA comes from Pirellulales bacterium.
GACGTATGTTGACGCGCTGCCGGCGATGGTACACCCGCAAACGGGGCGTGTGCATACGTCGTTCAATCAAATTGTGGCGGCCACGGGTCGCTTGAGTTCCAGCGATCCGAACTTGCAGAACATTCCCATTCGGACCGAGGAAGGGCGGGAAATTCGGTCCGCATTTTTGCCGGGGCAGCCCAATTGGTTATTGCTGGCGGCAGATTACTCGCAGATTGAGTTGCGGGTGCTGGCGCATTTTTCCGGAGACGAAACGCTGCTGGCGGCCTTCGAGCGGGACGAAGACATTCACGCCCGGGTGGCCAGCCAGGTGCATCATGTTTCGCTTGATCAGGTGACGCCGGAAATGCGGCGGGTGGCGAAAGCGGTGAACTTTGGCGTGATTTACGGGCAAAGTCCGTTCGGGCTGTCGAAAATGTTGGACATTGAGCAGGAGGAAGCGGCGCGGTTTATCGATGCGTACTTTAATGGCTATCCCGGCGTGGAAAAGTTTTTGCGCGAAGTACTGGTGCAATGCCGCAAGCAGGGTTACGTGACGACTATTTTAGGGCGGCGGCGCGCGATTCAGGGGGTGCGCGACATTACGCTAACTAAGCCGGGCGATCCGGCGGCGCGGCAGAGGACCCTGCCGGAGCGGACGGCGATTAACACGGTGATACAAGGGAGTGCGGCCGATTTGATGAAGCTGGCGATGTTGAATATTCACCGACGCTTGCAACAACGAGACACTGCCAGTTCAGCCCCGCGGCTTCGCTCTCGCATGCTGCTGCAAATTCACGACGAGTTGATTTTCGAAGTACCTCCAGACGAGATGGAGGCCATACAACAGCTGGCTCGTGACGAAATGTCGGGCGTCATGTCGCTGGCCGTACCGCTGAAAGTTGACTTGAAAACGGGAAAAAATTGGGGCAGTTGTTAAAGAGAGTTTCAGAATACAATTTACTCACCAGTTCTAGGGTTTAAAGAACACGCTGGTTAGCTCCCGTGCGAGTTCAAATGTGCACCTGCATGGTATTAATTTTTCATAAGATGCTAGCGAAGGTTTAGTACGTGGGTTAGACTCAACGTATAAAGTATCGAGGCCTCATTATTTCACCCTCACAGGCTTTGCTTCGCGAACGTTGCGGAGCATAAAAGGGTCTTAGCGCGTCGGCACGCGGCCACAGGTACTTCTGGGACAGAGTTCGGAATTTGATGCCGTAAGTTAACGGCGCCGACTCGCGTGCATCGTTGGTTCATTTGCCCTAGGACGAATCAGAAAAATGTCGTACGGACAATTGCCAATGTCGAGCCGTGTTCAAATCGTGGGATGGCTGGCGCTGATCTTGATTCTGCCGGTGTTGGGCTGCGTTTTCGGGTTGCTTTCCTATCATTACCATTGGTTTCCGTATCGTTGGGCGCACGATGTTAGGCTAATTTGGGAACATCATGATGTCCCGATTTTAAAGCAAGATGTTTCCAATGAAATTGACATCCACACAGCGCGGGACGCTGTGAAGTTGCGGCAGCGTTTATGTCAATTTCTGTGGGATTCCCCGGAGCCGCCAAAAGTGATGCCGGCCAAAGTAGGCCCCGCCACCGACCGCCGCTGCGATGCCATGAAACAATGGCTGGATCACGCCGACGAAGTGGTGTTCGAAATGGAGTATGGCCTGACATCTCACGTGTACCATTTTATTCCTCGACAGCCTAACGGCGCGCTGGTGCTAGTTCATTCCGGACATAACGTCGATTTTTTCAGCCTGCAATCGCAAATCGAAGAACTCCTGCAACACGGGTACACCGTGGCCGCGTTCTGCATGCCGTTAATGGGGTTGAATAATCAACCGATTGTCGAATTGCCCCACATTGGCCGCATGCAACTGACGACGCACGATGAAATGAAGTTTTTGCAACCGGAACATGGTCAGCCGACTAAATATTTTGTGGAACCCGTCGTGGGTTTCTTGAATTACGCAGAACAGTTTCATTACCGCCAGATTTCCATGCTCGGTTTATCGGGCGGAGGCTGGACCACGGTGATGGCGGCAGCTGTTGATCCGCGAATTGAGATTAGCTTTCCGGTATCGGGTGCGTATCCAATTTTTCTGCGTGTCAACCAAAACGATTGGGGCGATTGGGAGCAGACCTACAGCTCTCTGTATCGAACGGCTAACTATCTCGAATTGTTCTTGCTAGGTTCCTATGGACCTGGACGGTTACAGTGTCAGGTCGCGAACCGTTACGATTCTGACTGTTTTGCGGGAGATGGCTGGAGGCTCTACGCCGATGCCGTGCGCGACCGGGCCGCAGATTTGGGTGCCGGACAATGGGAGATTTTCGTGGATGAAACCCACTACGAGCACATCATTTCTGAGGCCGCCATGAATAAATTCTTAGAAACCCTGCAAATGCCCACGACGTTGAGCAAGAATGAACCGACGGGTGGACGATAGCCGCGTGTGCAGTGGTCCGTCTGTAATCCATGAAAATTCTCGGTCTCCTCGGTGGTGTGGCAAGTGGGAAGAGCACGGTGGCGGAGTTGTTCCGGCAGCGCGGGGCGGTGGTTTTGGATGCCGACAAGGCTGGTCATGAAGTGCTGCGGATGCCGGCGGTGCGGGCGGCCATTGGCGGACGCTGGGGGAGCGCGGTGATTGGCGCGGACGGGGAGATCGACCGCGCGGCCCTGGCGCGGATTGTGTTTGCACCACCGCCGGATGGCCCCCGGGAATTGGCGGAACTGGAACGGATCACGCACCCGGAAATCCGCAAGCGGCTGAAAACGGAGGCCGAGGCATTGGCCAGGCAGGGGACACCGCTAGTCGTTTTGGACGCCCCGGTGATGTTAAAGGCGGGTTGGGACAAGCTGTGCGACGCGCTAGCATTTGTCGATTGCCCGGCCGAACAGCGATTGGCCCGGGCAAAGGAACGGGGGTGGAGCGAGGCGGAGTTCCAGCGGCGGGAGGGGGCGCAAGAGCCAGTGGAGGAAAAACGTCGGCTGGCGGATTTCGTGCTGGATAATTCAGGGGACGTAAGCTATATTCGAACACAGGTCGAACGCCGCTGGCAAGCGCTTTTGAAGCCAGAAGCTTAGGAGTGGAATCTTTTCGCCTGATTGAATCGCCGATTGACGAGAAAGTCGGCGAAGGGATTCGCCTCCTACAGATAGGGCTTAGGAACACGGTTGCCAAACCGGTTGGCAATGGTTTTTTCGCTTTCGCGAGGGCCATTGTCGGCGAACCATTCTGCAGCATTCGGCTTCCCACCAACCAATCATTGGAAGACCCATCAGACAGTTTCCCCGCGCCCTTTACGGCGCAGCAGCACACGGCAATAGGCGGATGGAGGAAAACATCGTCGCCATGTCGCACATCGGCAGATCAGCACATCCTCAAAATCATATCCTATGGACAACATGAAGTTGTCGAACGCTCAATCTGGAGTCGAAATGTCCAAGAGTCGAGGTGTCAAAGAGCCGGCGGGCCGGTTTTGAGACTCTTCGACTTTTAGACTTTTTGACTCGTTTGACATCCAGTTTGGTTTGTTCAATCCACTTTTCTCCGATTCAACTCCTTCATCCCACCAAAAACGACATGTCGGAACCCAAAACGGCGCATAGCAATCGCACCCCAGGCGGCCCTCACGCCTTCGGCAATTCTCCATCGGCCGACGACCGCGCCCGCCGGACGCTGGACGAAATTGAAGCCCAACTGGAAGCGGAAGGGGAACCGCTTTCGCTGGCTGAGGAAATTGCCGAACAGGTGGACGCCGGTGAGACGGACATTGTTCACGAGCATTACGAATCCGTGAAGCAGGGGGGTGATATTCACATTGCGGAGCTGCAAAAGATGAGCACTTCGCAATTGATCGAGGAGGCGCGGAAGGAAAACTTGCCGGAAATCGCTGGGATTCGGCGGCAAGATTTGATTTTCAAGCTGCTGAAAGAGCGCGTGAAGATGAACGGGCTGATGTTCGGCGAGGGGACGCTGGAGATATTGCCGGACGGATTCGGTTTTTTGCGGAGCCCGGATTACCACTATCTTTCGTGTCCGGACGATATTTATGTATCGCCGAGCCAAATTCGGCGGTTTGGATTGCGGACGGGGACGACGGTGGCGGGACAGATTCGTCCGCCGAAGGAAAACGAACGGTATTTCGCGCTGCTGCGTGTGGAAGCCATCAACGGGGACGACCCGAACAAGTTGGGGGAGAAGATTTTTTTCGACGATTTGACGCCGCTGCACCCTGACAAGCGGATTGTGCTGGAAACCACCGCCGAAGAACAGAACATGCGTGTGGTTGATTTGATTGTGCCCATTGGGTTTGGACAGCGTGGGCTGATTGTGAGTCCGCCGCGGGCCGGCAAAACGATTTTGCTGCAGAAAATGGCCAAGGCGGTGTTGCACAATTTTCCGGACGTGTACGTCATTATGCTGCTGATCGACGAGCGGCCGGAAGAAGTAACCGACATGGAACGGCAAGTGAAAGGACCGCAGTGCGAAGTGATCAGC
Coding sequences within:
- the rho gene encoding transcription termination factor Rho produces the protein MSEPKTAHSNRTPGGPHAFGNSPSADDRARRTLDEIEAQLEAEGEPLSLAEEIAEQVDAGETDIVHEHYESVKQGGDIHIAELQKMSTSQLIEEARKENLPEIAGIRRQDLIFKLLKERVKMNGLMFGEGTLEILPDGFGFLRSPDYHYLSCPDDIYVSPSQIRRFGLRTGTTVAGQIRPPKENERYFALLRVEAINGDDPNKLGEKIFFDDLTPLHPDKRIVLETTAEEQNMRVVDLIVPIGFGQRGLIVSPPRAGKTILLQKMAKAVLHNFPDVYVIMLLIDERPEEVTDMERQVKGPQCEVISSTFDEDAARHIQVAEMVIEKAKRMVEFGHDVIIFLDSITRLARAHNSECPSSGRILSGGVDANALQRPKKFFGSARKVEEGGSLTILATALIDTGSRMDEVIFEEFKGTGNLEIVLDRSLVDKRIWPSIDISKSGTRREEMLLDPEEHRRISILRRVLHEMSPPDAMEFLTGRLQKCKTNAEFLMSMNMKG
- the coaE gene encoding dephospho-CoA kinase (Dephospho-CoA kinase (CoaE) performs the final step in coenzyme A biosynthesis.), coding for MKILGLLGGVASGKSTVAELFRQRGAVVLDADKAGHEVLRMPAVRAAIGGRWGSAVIGADGEIDRAALARIVFAPPPDGPRELAELERITHPEIRKRLKTEAEALARQGTPLVVLDAPVMLKAGWDKLCDALAFVDCPAEQRLARAKERGWSEAEFQRREGAQEPVEEKRRLADFVLDNSGDVSYIRTQVERRWQALLKPEA